Proteins encoded within one genomic window of Bacillus sp. F19:
- a CDS encoding AI-2E family transporter, with product MKPVNPRVGTFKRFILNNRFVLFLLILLLIGLNILVFMKVSFIFTPIKVLIKTILLPIILAAIVYYLLNPVVDFFERKGIRRIYTILALFIVIIGLLTILIVSVIPFLKEQVLSLIKSFPQYISDVEQLVRDVVGSDFVNQAQKTLNINVADLSRQISEQASTIINNMFAGIGNLVGIVKDFILALVTLPFILFYLLKDGKKLGPYVLKFMPVSFRSSTYKVMHEMNNQISSYIRGQIIVSFCIGALMYIGFLIIGMEYASLLALIAAFTSVVPYLGPAIAITPALIIALVSSPFMVLKLIIVWTVVQLVEGKFISPQIMGRNLHIHPITIIFVILTAGNLFGVVGIVLAVPGYAVLKVIVTHLFEWIKIRSNMYEQRNQINSKNK from the coding sequence ATGAAACCGGTAAATCCCAGAGTAGGGACTTTTAAAAGGTTTATCCTTAATAATAGATTTGTTCTGTTTCTTCTGATTTTGCTTCTGATTGGATTGAACATTCTTGTCTTTATGAAAGTATCCTTTATTTTTACTCCGATTAAGGTATTAATTAAAACGATTCTGCTGCCGATTATTCTTGCGGCCATCGTTTATTATCTATTAAATCCGGTTGTTGATTTTTTTGAAAGAAAAGGCATTCGCAGAATATACACGATCCTGGCCCTGTTTATAGTGATTATTGGCTTGCTGACAATCTTGATTGTGTCGGTTATCCCGTTTCTTAAGGAGCAGGTGTTGAGCCTGATTAAGAGCTTTCCGCAATATATAAGCGATGTGGAGCAGCTGGTCAGAGATGTTGTCGGAAGTGATTTTGTGAATCAGGCGCAAAAAACACTGAATATCAACGTCGCAGATCTTTCGAGACAAATTTCGGAACAGGCATCAACCATTATAAATAATATGTTTGCTGGAATTGGAAATCTCGTAGGGATAGTAAAGGATTTTATCCTTGCGCTTGTCACGCTTCCGTTCATTTTGTTTTATCTTTTAAAAGACGGCAAAAAGCTTGGGCCTTATGTTCTTAAGTTCATGCCTGTTTCTTTCCGCAGTTCAACGTATAAAGTAATGCATGAAATGAATAATCAAATCAGCTCCTATATTAGAGGGCAGATCATTGTCAGCTTTTGCATTGGTGCGTTAATGTACATAGGCTTTCTGATCATTGGCATGGAATATGCATCGCTTCTTGCCCTTATTGCAGCTTTTACAAGTGTTGTTCCGTATTTAGGGCCGGCAATTGCCATTACACCTGCACTCATCATTGCGCTTGTTTCATCCCCGTTTATGGTGCTGAAATTGATTATTGTCTGGACGGTTGTCCAATTAGTTGAAGGGAAATTCATTTCTCCTCAGATCATGGGACGGAATCTTCATATCCACCCGATCACCATTATTTTCGTGATCCTGACTGCGGGAAATTTATTTGGAGTAGTCGGCATTGTCCTGGCTGTTCCGGGCTATGCGGTGTTAAAAGTGATTGTGACTCATCTGTTTGAATGGATAAAGATCCGAAGTAATATGTATGAACAAAGAAATCAGATCAACAGCAAAAATAAATAG
- a CDS encoding glycine/betaine ABC transporter has protein sequence MVIGAFIAVSFGGGQAEKASPSKIGEQVDYKITGIDPGAGLMKSTEKAMKDYGLEGDWTLIEGSSAAMTAELQKAYEQKEPIIVTGWTPHWMFTKYKLKYLEDPKGSFGKGESIHTIVRKGLEEENPGAYKILDQFFWEPKDMEEVMGDIQEGMKPEEAAEKWINDHPDKVKKWTDGAQKGNGEKVSLVYVSWESEIASTNVIAAALKKQGYDVALKQVEAGPMFTGVANGSADALVAAWLPTTHQDYINEYKDQIVDLGPNLEGTKLGLTVPEYMPIESIEDLKK, from the coding sequence TTGGTAATTGGTGCTTTCATTGCCGTATCTTTTGGAGGAGGCCAGGCTGAAAAGGCTTCTCCGAGTAAAATAGGCGAACAGGTTGATTACAAAATTACAGGAATTGATCCCGGAGCCGGACTTATGAAATCCACAGAAAAAGCAATGAAGGATTACGGCCTAGAAGGAGATTGGACATTAATAGAAGGCTCTTCAGCAGCCATGACCGCTGAATTACAAAAAGCTTATGAACAAAAAGAACCTATCATTGTCACTGGATGGACACCTCACTGGATGTTTACAAAGTATAAGCTGAAATATTTAGAGGATCCTAAAGGCTCGTTCGGTAAAGGTGAATCCATTCACACCATAGTCAGAAAAGGCTTAGAAGAAGAAAATCCCGGTGCTTATAAAATCCTCGATCAATTCTTCTGGGAACCAAAAGATATGGAAGAAGTGATGGGAGATATCCAGGAAGGCATGAAACCCGAGGAAGCTGCTGAAAAATGGATTAACGACCATCCTGACAAAGTGAAAAAATGGACGGATGGCGCTCAAAAAGGCAATGGTGAAAAAGTAAGCCTTGTCTACGTTTCTTGGGAGTCAGAAATCGCAAGTACGAATGTCATTGCTGCTGCATTAAAGAAGCAGGGCTATGATGTTGCCTTAAAACAAGTAGAGGCAGGACCAATGTTCACAGGTGTTGCTAATGGCAGTGCAGACGCGTTAGTAGCTGCATGGCTCCCAACAACACATCAGGACTATATTAATGAATATAAAGATCAAATTGTCGATCTTGGGCCAAATCTTGAAGGAACGAAATTAGGTTTAACCGTTCCGGAATACATGCCTATTGAGTCAATTGAAGACCTGAAAAAATAA
- a CDS encoding superoxide dismutase has product MSEDYIVLMKKWCENMLECFNQSLEEIRKHVDHQDLEVWLQQISQFKEELSTGSFEDSEIYERANSLYVKIAPYFELDSENEQTRIQNESAAAVPIGGHTLPPLPYKYDALEPYIDQEIMKLHHDKHHKSYVDGLNKAEKEMQKARSSNNYDLIKHWEREAAFHGAGHYLHTIFWSIMSPKGGGKPAGKLMKEINHTFGTFEKFKRHFSEAADKVEAAGWAILVWSPRARRLEILQAEKHQNLSQWDVVPILVLDVWEHAYYLQYKNDRKKYIENWWNVVNWQEAEGRFQAAQQLKWKPF; this is encoded by the coding sequence ATGTCTGAAGATTACATTGTCTTAATGAAAAAGTGGTGTGAAAATATGTTAGAATGCTTTAATCAGTCACTTGAAGAAATACGAAAACATGTGGATCATCAAGACTTAGAGGTTTGGCTGCAGCAAATAAGCCAATTTAAAGAAGAACTTTCAACGGGATCATTTGAAGACAGCGAGATCTATGAACGTGCTAATTCACTATATGTAAAGATTGCGCCTTATTTTGAACTAGACAGCGAAAATGAGCAAACTCGGATTCAAAATGAATCCGCCGCTGCCGTTCCAATCGGGGGGCACACTCTTCCCCCGCTGCCTTATAAATATGATGCATTAGAGCCCTACATTGATCAGGAAATTATGAAGCTTCATCATGATAAGCACCATAAAAGTTATGTGGATGGGTTAAATAAAGCAGAAAAAGAAATGCAGAAAGCACGTTCATCTAACAACTATGATCTTATTAAGCATTGGGAAAGAGAAGCTGCATTTCATGGAGCCGGCCATTATCTTCATACGATATTCTGGAGTATTATGAGTCCTAAGGGCGGAGGAAAACCTGCTGGAAAGCTAATGAAGGAAATTAATCACACCTTTGGCACCTTTGAAAAGTTTAAACGGCACTTCTCAGAAGCAGCTGACAAAGTTGAAGCAGCTGGCTGGGCAATTTTAGTCTGGTCGCCTCGTGCACGACGATTAGAGATTCTTCAGGCAGAAAAACATCAAAACTTAAGTCAATGGGATGTCGTGCCAATACTTGTCCTTGACGTGTGGGAACATGCCTATTACCTGCAATATAAGAATGACAGAAAAAAATACATCGAAAATTGGTGGAATGTTGTTAATTGGCAAGAAGCAGAAGGACGTTTTCAAGCAGCACAGCAATTAAAATGGAAGCCTTTTTAA
- the safA gene encoding SafA/ExsA family spore coat assembly protein, translating to MKTLKSLSLMLLVVALAFGFSSQASAASTYTVKSGDTMWKIASKYQVGVSELIKANPSVKNANVIYPGQSLNIPSGSAYQSMESEVVTLVNQERAKYGLKPLTANWEVARVAKYKSEDMRDKNYFSHTSPTYGSPFDMLKNFGIQYSYAGENIAAGQTTAQSVVTAWMNSEGHRKNILSSNFKEIGVGYAKGGSYGHYWTQMFISK from the coding sequence ATGAAAACATTAAAATCTTTATCACTTATGTTGTTGGTTGTCGCTCTAGCCTTTGGATTCAGCAGTCAAGCAAGTGCTGCAAGTACATACACCGTTAAAAGCGGTGACACGATGTGGAAAATTGCATCGAAATATCAGGTTGGCGTCTCGGAATTAATCAAAGCCAATCCAAGCGTTAAAAATGCCAATGTGATCTATCCGGGTCAATCGCTTAACATTCCTTCTGGAAGCGCTTATCAAAGCATGGAAAGCGAAGTGGTTACTCTAGTTAACCAAGAACGCGCAAAATACGGATTAAAGCCGCTTACAGCCAATTGGGAAGTTGCAAGAGTAGCAAAATATAAGTCAGAAGATATGCGTGACAAAAATTACTTCAGTCACACATCACCTACATACGGTTCTCCATTCGATATGTTGAAGAACTTCGGTATTCAGTACAGCTATGCCGGAGAAAATATCGCAGCGGGCCAAACAACAGCGCAAAGCGTTGTGACAGCCTGGATGAACAGTGAAGGACACAGAAAAAATATCTTATCTTCAAACTTCAAGGAAATTGGAGTGGGATATGCGAAAGGCGGCTCTTACGGCCACTATTGGACGCAGATGTTTATTAGTAAGTAA
- the guaC gene encoding GMP reductase — translation MENVFDYEDIQLIPAKCVVNSRSECDTTIALGNHTFKLPVVPANMQTIIDERIAVNLAENGYFYIMHRFQPEKRNSFIQDMKSRGLIASISVGVKEEEYEFIEQLAAEQLIPDYITIDIAHGHSNAVIEMIKHIKKHLPKSFVIAGNVGTPEAVRELEHAGADATKVGIGPGKVCITKIKTGFGTGGWQLAAIRWCAKAATKPIIADGGIRTHGDIAKSIRFGASMVMIGSLFAGHEESPGETIEMDGKLFKEYFGSASEFQKGEKKNVEGKKMYVEHKGALKDTLTEMEQDLQSSISYAGGTKLDAIRTVDYVVVKNSIFNGDKVY, via the coding sequence ATGGAAAATGTATTTGATTATGAAGATATTCAATTAATACCTGCAAAATGTGTAGTAAACAGCCGTTCAGAGTGTGATACAACAATTGCTTTAGGAAATCACACATTCAAGCTGCCTGTTGTGCCTGCCAATATGCAGACGATTATAGATGAAAGAATTGCTGTTAACTTAGCTGAAAATGGTTATTTCTATATCATGCACCGCTTCCAGCCGGAGAAAAGAAACTCATTTATTCAAGATATGAAATCACGCGGATTAATCGCTTCTATCAGTGTTGGTGTGAAAGAAGAAGAGTACGAATTCATTGAGCAATTGGCTGCAGAGCAGTTGATACCGGATTACATTACAATCGATATTGCACATGGTCATTCTAATGCGGTTATCGAAATGATTAAGCACATCAAGAAGCATCTTCCTAAAAGCTTTGTCATCGCTGGAAACGTTGGTACTCCAGAAGCTGTAAGAGAACTTGAGCACGCCGGTGCAGATGCAACAAAAGTAGGCATTGGCCCTGGTAAAGTATGTATCACGAAAATTAAAACAGGATTTGGTACAGGCGGCTGGCAATTAGCTGCAATCCGCTGGTGTGCAAAAGCTGCAACCAAACCAATCATTGCTGACGGCGGTATCCGGACACACGGAGACATCGCCAAGTCGATTCGTTTCGGTGCTTCTATGGTCATGATCGGTTCTTTGTTTGCAGGGCACGAAGAATCTCCTGGAGAAACAATCGAAATGGATGGAAAGCTCTTCAAAGAATATTTCGGCTCAGCTTCAGAGTTCCAAAAAGGCGAAAAGAAAAACGTAGAAGGCAAGAAAATGTACGTGGAGCATAAAGGCGCTTTAAAGGATACCTTGACTGAAATGGAACAAGATCTTCAGTCATCTATCTCGTATGCAGGCGGAACCAAACTTGATGCTATTCGAACGGTGGATTATGTGGTGGTTAAGAACTCGATCTTTAATGGTGATAAGGTTTATTAA